Proteins from a genomic interval of Rhizobium sp. SL42:
- a CDS encoding amino acid ABC transporter substrate-binding protein: MKWFQTLAAAAAFTQFLSMGIAHAGANLDEIKSAGVLKIGTEGTYAPFTFHDTSGALVGFDVEIGKAIAEKLGVTAEFLEGKWDGLIAGIDAKRYDVVINQVGITEERKKKYDFSDPYIASKAVLIVKADNDGITSFADLNGKTAAQSLSSNFGKLAQASGAELVGTDGFDQSIQLVLTGRADATINDSLSFLDFKKQKPDAPVKIVAEQADADYSGVILRKGETELQDAINKALNDIKADGTYEAISQKYFGADVSK; encoded by the coding sequence ATGAAATGGTTTCAGACACTCGCTGCTGCCGCAGCATTCACCCAGTTCCTTTCCATGGGTATTGCCCACGCGGGCGCGAATCTTGACGAGATCAAATCGGCGGGCGTTCTGAAGATCGGCACCGAAGGAACCTATGCCCCGTTTACGTTTCATGACACGTCCGGCGCCCTGGTTGGCTTCGACGTCGAGATCGGCAAGGCCATCGCCGAGAAGCTTGGCGTAACGGCGGAATTCCTCGAAGGAAAATGGGACGGCCTGATCGCCGGCATCGACGCCAAGCGTTATGACGTCGTGATCAACCAGGTTGGCATCACCGAGGAACGCAAGAAGAAGTATGACTTCTCCGACCCTTACATCGCCTCCAAGGCTGTCCTGATCGTCAAGGCCGACAATGACGGCATCACCTCGTTTGCCGATCTGAACGGCAAGACCGCGGCACAGTCACTTTCCAGCAATTTCGGCAAACTGGCCCAGGCATCGGGCGCCGAGCTCGTCGGCACGGACGGCTTTGACCAGTCGATCCAGCTCGTGCTGACCGGCCGTGCCGATGCCACCATCAATGACAGCCTCTCCTTCCTCGACTTCAAGAAGCAGAAGCCCGATGCGCCCGTGAAGATTGTCGCCGAACAGGCCGATGCCGATTACTCCGGCGTGATATTGCGCAAAGGCGAAACAGAGTTGCAGGACGCCATCAACAAGGCTTTGAACGACATCAAGGCTGACGGTACCTATGAGGCGATTTCGCAAAAATACTTCGGCGCCGACGTATCCAAATAA
- a CDS encoding amino acid ABC transporter permease, whose translation MPAWLQLMLDSLQPLLWAGLVFTIPLTLLSFVLGLALGLVVAVTRLFGPRPLVAIARFYVWVIRGTPLLVQLFVIFYGLPSLGILLDAFPAALIGFTLNIGAYTSEIIRAVIASVPRGQWEAAYSIGMSWSQAMRRTILPQAARVAVPPLSNTFISLVKDTSLAAAITVPELFQTAQRIVATTYEPLILYIEAALIYLAMSSVLSALQVRLEKRFARYGGFLEART comes from the coding sequence TTGCCCGCCTGGCTTCAACTCATGCTGGATTCGCTCCAGCCGCTTTTATGGGCGGGTCTGGTCTTCACCATTCCGCTAACCCTCCTGTCCTTCGTACTGGGTCTTGCACTCGGACTTGTGGTCGCCGTGACGCGCCTCTTCGGTCCGAGGCCGCTGGTCGCGATCGCCCGTTTCTACGTCTGGGTGATCCGCGGCACGCCGCTGCTGGTGCAACTCTTCGTCATTTTTTATGGCCTTCCCAGCCTCGGCATTTTGCTGGATGCATTTCCCGCCGCCCTGATCGGCTTCACCTTGAATATCGGCGCCTACACGTCCGAAATCATACGTGCCGTGATTGCCTCTGTCCCGCGTGGACAATGGGAAGCCGCCTATTCCATCGGCATGAGCTGGAGCCAGGCGATGCGCCGCACCATCCTGCCACAAGCAGCACGCGTTGCGGTTCCTCCGCTTTCCAACACCTTCATCTCGCTGGTGAAAGACACGTCGCTTGCGGCCGCCATAACCGTCCCTGAACTTTTCCAGACCGCCCAGCGCATTGTGGCCACAACATACGAGCCCTTGATCCTCTATATCGAGGCCGCCCTGATATACCTCGCGATGAGTTCTGTCCTCTCGGCCTTGCAGGTTCGGCTGGAAAAACGCTTTGCCCGGTATGGCGGCTTTCTGGAGGCCAGAACATGA
- a CDS encoding amino acid ABC transporter ATP-binding protein, with product MIELSHIEKRFGDNVVLKDISVTIAEGTVTALVGPSGGGKSTLLRCINLLESPTSGTIRLGEETIRFLPGQKTGWDATQRLRRQTGMVFQNFQLFPHQTAIENVMEGLVTVLKWPKEKARHHAADLLQKVGMAHKADAWPATLSGGQQQRVAIARALAPSPRVLLCDEPTSALDPELAEEVVEVLSRLAREGTTMIMATHDLRLASRVADQVLFLDGGLIVESGAPKTIFQAPERDRTKKFISSLSAGHSYDI from the coding sequence ATGATCGAACTGTCCCATATCGAAAAACGCTTTGGCGACAATGTCGTGCTGAAGGACATCAGCGTGACGATCGCCGAAGGCACCGTCACCGCACTTGTCGGCCCCTCCGGCGGCGGCAAGAGCACGCTCCTGCGCTGCATCAACCTGCTTGAATCGCCAACCTCCGGCACCATCCGCCTCGGTGAGGAAACCATCCGGTTCCTACCCGGCCAAAAGACGGGATGGGATGCGACCCAGCGCCTGCGTCGCCAGACCGGCATGGTGTTTCAAAATTTCCAGTTATTCCCCCACCAGACTGCCATCGAGAATGTCATGGAAGGGCTGGTCACCGTACTCAAATGGCCGAAGGAAAAGGCACGGCATCATGCGGCCGACCTTCTGCAAAAGGTCGGCATGGCGCACAAAGCCGATGCGTGGCCGGCAACGCTTTCTGGCGGTCAACAACAGCGCGTCGCAATCGCACGTGCGCTGGCACCGTCGCCCCGCGTGCTTCTCTGCGACGAGCCGACATCGGCACTCGACCCGGAACTTGCAGAAGAAGTCGTCGAAGTGCTGAGCCGGCTTGCTCGCGAAGGAACGACCATGATCATGGCGACCCATGACCTGCGGCTTGCCTCGCGTGTCGCAGACCAGGTGCTGTTCCTGGATGGCGGCCTGATCGTCGAGAGCGGAGCACCGAAAACGATCTTCCAGGCACCGGAACGCGATCGCACGAAGAAGTTCATCTCGTCACTCAGCGCCGGCCACAGCTACGACATATGA
- a CDS encoding SRPBCC family protein has product MDMNGSQRIEASRETVFAGLNDVDVLRQCIPGCDSIEKTSDTDMVAKVTLRIGPVKASFAGKVTLSDLDPPNGYTISGEGSGGMAGFAKGSARVTLEPDGAATILHYTVTAEIGGKLAQMGSRLIDSTAKKLAGDFFAKFGEIVGTPPADSSAAEAAPDGDEAPKKGWFGRLVGTTSAALLLVAMSSDVCCLTGQHHVVADELAISICTSQPVV; this is encoded by the coding sequence ATGGATATGAATGGATCACAGCGGATCGAGGCGTCGCGGGAAACGGTTTTTGCCGGACTGAACGACGTCGATGTGCTTCGCCAATGTATTCCTGGATGCGATAGTATCGAAAAGACATCCGACACGGACATGGTCGCCAAGGTCACCTTGCGCATTGGGCCGGTCAAAGCCAGCTTTGCCGGTAAGGTCACGCTGTCCGATCTCGATCCGCCGAATGGTTACACGATCTCTGGCGAAGGGTCGGGTGGCATGGCCGGCTTTGCCAAGGGAAGCGCCAGAGTAACCTTGGAGCCGGACGGCGCCGCGACAATCCTGCACTATACCGTGACGGCCGAGATTGGCGGCAAGCTGGCGCAGATGGGCAGCCGCCTGATCGACAGCACCGCCAAGAAGCTGGCGGGTGACTTCTTTGCCAAATTCGGCGAGATCGTCGGCACGCCGCCCGCAGATAGCAGCGCGGCCGAAGCGGCACCCGATGGCGACGAGGCCCCCAAGAAGGGTTGGTTTGGTCGGCTTGTCGGCACCACATCGGCCGCATTGCTGCTAGTCGCGATGAGTTCCGATGTCTGCTGCCTCACTGGACAGCATCATGTTGTCGCGGACGAACTGGCGATTTCGATCTGTACGTCGCAGCCTGTCGTCTAG
- a CDS encoding XdhC family protein, producing MRPPSDILDLVSEARARGEPFAIATVVRTVSVTAAKAGAKAIVLADGSISAGWIGGGCAKGAVLRAAHEAIRDGQPRLISIQPEDLLDMQQVAPGEQKDGIFYARNMCPSQGTMDVFVEPVLPRPNLIILGASPVALALADIARRMGFFITLCAPAADRSGFDDVDRLIDGLDVPVGVTSGDFVVIATQGRGDSAALKAVLGLTVRYIGFVGSTKKFSALRRDLEASGLAVAAMDDIRSPAGLDLGSITPDEIAFSIVAEMIEVRRRGQRHA from the coding sequence ATGCGGCCGCCGTCCGACATACTCGATCTGGTGAGCGAAGCCCGGGCTCGTGGTGAGCCTTTTGCCATTGCAACCGTGGTCCGCACGGTCTCCGTCACCGCCGCCAAGGCTGGCGCGAAAGCCATCGTTCTGGCCGACGGCAGCATATCCGCCGGCTGGATCGGTGGCGGCTGCGCAAAGGGTGCTGTTTTGAGGGCGGCACATGAGGCCATCCGCGATGGTCAGCCCCGCCTGATCAGCATACAGCCGGAGGATCTGCTGGATATGCAGCAGGTTGCGCCGGGAGAGCAGAAAGACGGGATCTTTTATGCCCGCAATATGTGCCCAAGCCAGGGTACCATGGATGTCTTTGTCGAGCCCGTGTTGCCAAGACCGAATCTCATCATCCTCGGTGCTTCGCCGGTGGCGCTTGCGCTCGCTGATATTGCACGGCGCATGGGCTTTTTCATCACACTCTGTGCCCCGGCCGCCGACCGTTCCGGTTTTGATGATGTCGATCGCCTGATTGACGGACTCGATGTGCCGGTGGGTGTCACATCGGGCGACTTTGTCGTCATCGCCACCCAGGGACGTGGCGACAGTGCCGCGTTGAAGGCAGTTCTCGGCCTGACGGTTCGCTACATCGGTTTTGTCGGCTCAACGAAGAAATTTTCAGCGCTTCGTCGGGATCTTGAAGCGTCAGGCCTCGCAGTCGCGGCTATGGATGATATCCGATCACCCGCGGGCCTTGATCTCGGTTCCATCACGCCGGATGAAATCGCCTTTTCGATCGTCGCTGAAATGATCGAGGTCCGCCGTCGCGGCCAGAGACACGCCTGA
- a CDS encoding vWA domain-containing protein encodes MSALRMSEADLGAMMRAKLSGFVTTLRDNGFIIGLAEMRDALGVMSGACASRPSRFRPALRALFCSRHSDWQKFDEIFDAFWTGRGMKSATRMTGAPRKAPSGLQAVAGGRGLGDSLNADHVQRGEDAEQTEVGQSKREGASHTETLARTDFRHLTDPNDLAAAHDLAARLARSMRARLTRRMRARRVGQRLDLRRTIHKSIAHGGTPIELIHRRRKDKPLRLVVLLDASGSMSLYSAVFLRFLHGVLDAFREAEAFIFHTRLIHVSPALRERDPQRAVERMSLMAEGVGGGTRIGESLGTFNRWHAKRCLHSRSCVIIVSDGYDTGPAEQLGAEMRALRRRCRRIAWLNPLIGWRDYVAEAAGMKAALPYVDLFAPAHNLESLGAIEPYLARI; translated from the coding sequence ATGAGCGCGTTGCGAATGAGCGAGGCTGATCTTGGCGCGATGATGCGGGCGAAGCTGTCGGGCTTTGTCACGACGCTGCGTGACAATGGGTTCATCATCGGCCTGGCCGAGATGCGCGATGCGCTCGGTGTGATGAGTGGCGCATGTGCTTCGCGACCATCCCGATTTCGACCGGCGCTTCGGGCGCTGTTCTGCAGCCGGCATTCGGATTGGCAGAAGTTCGACGAGATTTTTGACGCCTTTTGGACAGGACGCGGCATGAAGTCGGCGACGCGCATGACAGGCGCACCACGGAAGGCGCCGAGTGGCCTGCAGGCGGTGGCGGGAGGCCGAGGTTTGGGCGACAGCCTGAATGCCGACCATGTTCAGCGCGGCGAAGACGCCGAGCAGACGGAAGTTGGTCAGTCGAAGCGCGAGGGGGCGTCACACACCGAGACTTTGGCAAGAACCGATTTTCGCCACCTGACCGATCCGAACGATCTGGCCGCGGCCCACGATCTGGCGGCGCGTCTGGCGCGCAGCATGCGGGCACGGTTGACACGACGGATGCGTGCCCGGCGCGTTGGGCAGAGGCTCGATCTGAGGCGCACCATCCACAAGAGCATCGCGCATGGCGGCACGCCGATCGAACTCATCCATCGCCGTCGCAAGGACAAACCGCTGAGGCTGGTGGTATTACTGGACGCGTCTGGCTCCATGAGTCTCTATTCCGCGGTATTCCTACGCTTCCTCCATGGGGTGCTGGACGCATTTCGCGAGGCCGAAGCGTTCATCTTCCACACGCGGCTTATCCATGTGTCACCGGCCCTGCGCGAGCGCGATCCGCAGCGGGCAGTGGAGCGCATGTCGTTGATGGCAGAAGGTGTAGGCGGCGGCACGCGGATCGGCGAAAGTCTCGGCACCTTCAACCGCTGGCACGCCAAGCGCTGTCTCCATTCACGCAGCTGTGTTATAATTGTCTCTGATGGTTACGACACTGGACCCGCCGAGCAGCTAGGCGCGGAAATGCGGGCGCTGCGCCGCCGCTGTAGACGCATCGCCTGGCTCAATCCGTTGATCGGCTGGCGGGATTATGTGGCGGAAGCGGCCGGCATGAAGGCGGCGTTGCCTTATGTCGATCTGTTTGCCCCGGCCCACAATCTCGAGAGCTTGGGAGCCATCGAACCTTATCTGGCGAGGATCTGA
- a CDS encoding AAA family ATPase yields the protein MAITLPQDQVAGEMAAVGYVPDRDLATALWLMNSLKRPLLLEGEAGVGKTEVARALALARDTRLIRLQCYEGLDQSSALYEWNYQRQLLAIKAREGQHGLNADQVEEQIFSEKYLLERPLLAAIRQSKPPVLLIDEIDRADEEFEAFLLELLSDFQVSIPELGTISALTIPMVILTSNGTRELSDALRRRCLYHYVDFPDIDREARIIVSRLPHIDAALALQIASMVNLIRKEELRKAPGIAETLDWAATLAGLDIRVLRDEPEAVFETLMCLIKTAEDKTRMTRQVSDRLLGKVA from the coding sequence ATGGCGATCACGCTTCCTCAGGATCAGGTTGCCGGCGAGATGGCGGCGGTCGGGTATGTCCCCGATCGCGATCTGGCGACCGCACTTTGGCTCATGAACAGCCTGAAGCGGCCACTGCTGCTGGAGGGAGAGGCGGGTGTCGGCAAGACCGAGGTGGCGCGGGCCTTGGCTCTGGCGCGCGATACCCGGCTGATCCGGCTGCAATGTTATGAGGGACTGGACCAGAGTTCGGCGCTGTATGAATGGAACTACCAGCGGCAATTGCTGGCGATCAAGGCACGCGAGGGCCAGCATGGTTTGAACGCCGACCAGGTCGAGGAGCAGATCTTTTCGGAAAAGTACCTGCTGGAGAGGCCATTGCTGGCGGCCATCCGGCAGTCCAAACCGCCAGTGCTGCTGATTGATGAGATTGATCGTGCCGACGAGGAGTTCGAAGCCTTCTTGCTGGAACTGCTGTCGGATTTCCAGGTGTCTATCCCGGAACTCGGCACGATCAGCGCATTGACGATCCCAATGGTGATCCTGACCTCGAACGGCACGCGGGAATTGTCCGATGCGCTGCGCCGACGCTGCCTGTACCACTATGTCGATTTCCCCGATATCGATCGGGAGGCGCGCATCATCGTGTCGCGGTTGCCGCACATCGACGCGGCATTGGCGCTTCAGATCGCCAGCATGGTCAACCTGATCCGCAAGGAAGAACTGCGCAAGGCGCCCGGCATAGCCGAGACGCTGGATTGGGCGGCAACATTGGCTGGCCTTGATATCCGGGTTTTGCGGGACGAGCCTGAAGCCGTGTTCGAGACGTTGATGTGTCTGATCAAGACTGCGGAGGACAAGACGCGGATGACGCGGCAGGTATCGGACCGGCTGTTGGGCAAGGTGGCGTGA